One Heptranchias perlo isolate sHepPer1 unplaced genomic scaffold, sHepPer1.hap1 HAP1_SCAFFOLD_70, whole genome shotgun sequence genomic region harbors:
- the LOC137318443 gene encoding zinc finger protein 229-like — MEKPSKCGDCGRGFSYSSRLETHRRRHTGERPFTCSVCGSGFTQSSHLTEHQLVHTDKRLFKCSVCEKSFKRKSDLLTHQRTHTGETPFTCTKCGKGFTQSSNLLTHQRIHTGERPFTCSVCGSGFTQSSHLIEHQLVHTDKRLFKCSVCEKSFKRKSDLLTHQRTHTGERPFTCSVCGKGFTRSSSLLTHQRVHSGERLFTCSVCGKSFTRSSHLLRHQQVHTGERPFTCFICGKGFAQSSTLLTHQRVHTGQRPFTCFICGKRFTQSSTLLTHQRVHTGERPFTCSVCGKEFTCSSGLIEHQLVHTDKRPFQCSNCEKSFKRTWDLLRHERIHTGERPITCFVCGMGFTQSSHLLSHQRDHM, encoded by the coding sequence atggagaaaccgtcgaaatgtggggactgtgggaggggattcagttactcatcccggctggaaacacatcgacgcagacacactggagagaggccgttcacctgctccgtgtgtgggagcggattcactcagtcatcccacctcactgaacatcaacttgttcacactgataagagactttttaaatgttctgtctgtgagaagagctttaaaagaaaaagtgatctgctgacacaccaacgcactcacactggggagacgccgttcacctgcactaagtgcgggaagggattcactcagtcatccaacctgctgacacaccagcgaattcacactggggagaggccgttcacctgctccgtgtgtgggagcggattcactcaatcttcccacctcattgaacatcagcttgttcacactgataagagactttttaaatgctctgtctgtgagaaaagctttaaaagaaaaagtgatctgctgacacaccaacgcactcacactggggagaggccgttcacctgctccgtgtgtgggaagggattcactcggtcatccagcctactgacacaccagcgagtccacagtggggagaggctgttcacctgctccgtgtgtgggaagagtttcactcgatcatcccacctgctgagacatcagcaagttcacactggtgagaggccattcacctgcttcatatgtgggaagggattcgctcagtcatccaccctgcttacacaccagcgagttcacacagggcagaggccgttcacctgcttcatatgtgggaagagattcactcaatcatccaccctgctgacacaccagcgagttcacactggggagaggccattcacctgctccgtgtgtgggaaggaattcacttgttcatccggcctcattgaacaccaacttgttcacactgataagagaccctttcaatgttctaactgtgagaagagctttaaaagaacttgggatctgctgagacatgaacgtattcacactggggagaggccgatcacctgcttcgtgtgtgggatgggattcactcagtcttcccacctgctgagtcaccagcgggatcacatgtga